The Streptomyces sp. V4I8 genome includes the window GCGCAGGCCGCGAGACATACGGCGGCCACGGCACAGGCCGCCGGCAGCGCGGCCGGACCCGGTGGCAGGTCCAGCAGGGGCACTGCTCCTGCGGTACCGGCGGCGGCCAGGCACAGCACGGCCGGAGGCCAGGCCACCCCGAAGGCCTGCAGCAGCAGGGCGGTCCACAGGACGGCCGCGAGCAGGAGCAGCGAGGCCGGTTCGGAGCCGGTGAGCAGCGCCGCTGGCAGCAGCAGCGCCAGGTATCCGCACAGGCACAGGCCGAGGACGGCGGCCGAACGCAGCCGGAATCCGATGGGCGTGGCGCTGACGCGCAGTGCGGCGACCGACCAGCCGCGGTAGCGGTACAGCAGCCACTCGGCCGGGCCCATGCTCAGGGTCAGGGCGATCACCGCGTACGGCTGGCGGCGGCCCTCCAGCATCACGAGGACAGCGGCGGCGAGTCCGAACAGGCCGTACGGCAGAGACGTACGAAGTCGTGGCCGCGCGGCGTCGGCGGCGGCCGGGCCGGCACGCCCCGCCCACAGGACCCGGGCGGCGGCCAGCAGCGTCGCCAGCAGTGCCGACAGGGGCAACCCGACCCGCAGGGCCCCTCCGGGCTCCCACCACGGCAGTACCGCGGCGCCCGCGACGAGTGGGCTGAGCGCGGCCAGCAGCAGGCGTTCTTGGCCCAGGACGAGCAGCACGCTCGCGCCGGCCAGGTACAGCGACTGGGCGCCCGCGACGGCGACTGCCAGTGCGCTGTCGGCGGGTGGCACGGCGAGGGACGTGGCCGCCGCGGCGCCCAGCAGGGAGCCGGTCAGCAGCGTGCCGGACGCCTCCCGGCGTCCCACCACCAGGCGTAGATGCGCGCGGTGGCCCAACGCCTGTCCCCACGCCCAGGAGGCGATGCCCGCCACGATCAGCACGGGGGCGTGGCGGTCGACCGCCCACAGTGGCGCGGTGAGCAGGTAGGCCAGGGCGGGCAGCGCGAACAGCACGCCGCGCAGCAGGCAGCGCAGGGTGTCGGGCCGCCACGGGTCGGTCGCGGGCGGCGGCTCGGGGAACGTTCTGGGCACCCGCTCGTACAGGGCGGTCGCCAGGGAGAAGAGGTTGGGGTGGCCGTACCGCTCCTTGATCACCGAGGCGGACAGGCCCTCCGCCTCCAAAAGCGCTGCCACCTCGTAGGGATGGACGGCGGGCCCGATGGCGTCGGCGAGTTCGGCGGCGAGCGTGCTGACCGCCGCCTCGTCAGGACCGTGCCCGGGAAGCCGGATCGCGAGCGTGGCGTCGTCCAGGGCCCAGCGCGGGCGGCGGCGCGGCGGGCGGGGTTCGGCCAGCCGCAGGGCGAGGGTGTCCTGCGCCGCGTCGCCGGGTTCGAGGGATATCGGACCGCTCATCGGGTCAGACTCCCCGTGCCGGTGACCGCGGGGGCGGGCAGCACGATTCTGGCGGGCAACTCCGCTTTCCCCGCGGCCAGTTCGTGGTAGATGGCGCGGAACGTGTCGATGGTCTGGCGCAGGGTGAACTGCTCGATCACCCGCAGCCGCGCCGTCTCGCCCATCGCCCGGCGCCGGACGGGATCGCCCAGCAGCTCCAGCGCGGCGGCGGCCATGGCGGCCGGGTCGCGCGGCGGCACCACGAGGCCGGTGTCGCCGACGGCCTCGCGCACCCCGCCGACGTCGGTGGAGACGGTCGCCCGGCCGCACGACATGGCCTCGATCAGGGTGAAGGGGAAGCCCTCGCTGATGCTGGACAGCATCACCACGTTCCCGGCGGCGTAGGCGTCCTTGATGTCGTCGACGCGGCCCTCGAAGGCCACCGCGTCGGCGTGCCCCAGCTCGGCGGCCAGGGCCTCGCAGCGCTCCCGGTACGCCTCTCCGCCCCGGGGTGTGCCGCCGAACATCCGCAGGCGGGCGTCCGGCAGCCGGTCCCGGACGAGAGCGAAGGCGCGGATCAGGGTCTCCAGGTCCTTGATCGGGTCGACCCGGCCGGCCCAGCTCAGGGTGGGGGTCTGCGGCTCCGGTCCGGCCGGCGGGAAGGCGGCGGGGTCGACGCCGTTGTAGACCGTGCGGATGGACTCGGGGTCGGCGCCGCCCTGCTCCTCCCACAGCCGGTTGTAGCGGTTGCCCGGGGTGATCAGTGCCGCCTGGCGGTAACTCTCCTCCGCCAGCAGCCGGAAGAAGCCCAGGATCACCGCCTTGACCGGCCAGCGGTACGGCGCGGTGCGATAGCCGAGGTAGCGCTCGCGCAGATAGACCCCGTGCTCGGTGAGCAGCAGCGGAACCCCGTGCCGCTCACGTGCGGCCAGTCCGGGCAGGACGGCGACGCCTCCGCTGACAGCGTGGGCGACGCCGTCCTGCGGGGGTGGCGCGGCCAGCGGGCGCAGCGCGTGTTCGAGGAGGGCGGTGGCGGTGAGCGCGTCGTGCAGGGTCGGCCGCGCCTCGCGCACGGCCAGCCCGGGGCGTGTCCATACGGCGGTGAGGATCGCGATCGCCGTGTCGCCCCGTAGGAAGGCGCTGAGCTCTCCGCCGGCCGCGGCCCGCGCCAGGGTGTGCAGGGCGGGTGTGAAACCGCCCTCGGCGCCGGGGTCGACGAGCGCGGTCAGGAACCGCTCGTAGGCGTCGGCGAGCCGCCTGCGGGACCGGCCGCGGGGCGGGTGGCCCTCAGGAGGGGCGCCCCACATGGGCACGGACACGACGCCGCGGACATGGCCGGGAAGGTCCCACACGATCGGCTCCCGTCCGGTGCCGGTGACGGCGATGACGTCGAACTCGATGTCGGGCATGCCGGTGACGAGCTGGTCGCACCAGACGCTGACACCGCCATGGCTGTGCGGGTAGGTGCCTTCGGTGAGCAGGGTGACGCGCGCGTCGGAGTTGCGTCGCGCGCCGTGGTGAACGTGCATCGATGTGCTCCACGGCCGAGGTGTGGGGAGGGGTGCCGGTCCCGGCCGCCGACGGCACGGCGCCTGAGCGCGCCGTACGCCGCGGCCGGGACCTCGCGCTGCCGGTGTACCGGTCAGCTCCCCGTGGGCAGGACCGGCTCGGCCACGCCCTCGGGCACGCGGGTGTCGGGTGCCGGGTCGGTGGCGGGCGCGGTACCGCCCGTGCCGGTGGCCGTGGAGGGGGCCGGGGACTGCGGCAGGGTGAGGGAGAGTGGCACGGCGGCCGGGGCCGTCCATGCGGACCGTTCGCCCGCGTACGCCTCGCCGAAGGCGGAGCCTTCCCGTGTGGTGCCCTCGGGCATGGTGGCGGGGACGTCGACTGCGGCAGGACTCTCGATGGTGACGGTGTCGCCGATCCGGTAGGCGGTGACCTGACCGTCCTGCACCGCGGCCGTCCACGAGGCGCGCCGCTTCAGCTCGTTGCCGATGTCCTTCATCCGCAGGTTGACCAGCGGCGTGTTCTGCGCGAACAGCGTGTCGTAGGTGTCGAGCACGCCGTCCAGGACCGGGTAGGCGATCCGGTCCTCGGCCAGGTTGGACTGGTGGATGAAGTGCGGCTTGGGGTCGTTGGCGAGGACGTGGCCGAGGGCGATCTGCCGCTCCAGGGGCACGATGTGCTGCGTGTAGCCGGTCGCCGTGTCGAGCGGCTCGGCCAGGCAGGTCGTGGTGGCCGGGTTGTCCTCGCAGATGCCGCTGCCGCCCTGGGCGCGGCTGGTGTAGATCCAGTTGTACTCGTCGACCTGCTCGGCGGCCCGGCCCGCGTTGTAGAAGATGTTCATCGGGTAGCGCGGGATGGTGGTGGCGGGGCCGACCTGCCGCTGGGCGGGCTCGCGGGAGTTGTCCGAGGCGAGCCAGGTGATGCCGGTGTCGGCGAGGGCGAGCGCCAGGTTGGGGTTGTCGGCGGGCTGCTGCGGCAGCACCTTGAGCCCGGAGTGCTCGCCGGTCACCAACTCGTCGTTGTCCAGCGGCAGTCCGGCCGACTGTCCCCACGCGGTGTTGTGGGCGATCTCGTCGGCGACATCGGTGCGGCTGACCCACTTGGTGCTGCCGTCGGCGTTGGTGGCGCACCGCCACGGCACCACCGAGGTGTCCTGTTCGCAGCCGAGGAAGGCGTGCGTGTAGGTGTGGTTGATCCAGCGGAACTCGGCCCGTTCGGCGACGAGCCGGTCGGCCAGCGGGTCGGCGCCGTTGTTGTCCTCGCGGTGGTCGACGCTGCCGGCACCGTTGTAGGCGAGGTCGAGGGTGAAGTCGCGCTCGCGCTGCCAGGTGACGGCGTGGTCGACGTCGGCGGCCGTCATCCTGATCGGGTCCGGCGTGGCGTTCGGGTCCGTGCAGTCGACGTCGCCGGGTGTGCAGTTGAGCGTGGAGTTCCAGCGGTCGTCGGCCGCGAACACGTCGTCGACGTGTACGGCGAAGTAGTTGCGGGAGGCGCCCAGGTGCACCCCGTCGGTCATCCACTCGACGATGCCGCGGGCCAGCAGCCGGAACTGCTGCTGGTACTGGTTGTAGACGAAGGTGACGACGAGTTCACGCCGCCCGTCGTGCCGGTACTCCCCCACCAGCGAGCCCTGCTCGGCCGTGCCCGGGATCGGCGCCTGCACGTACGGGGTGAAGTCGGCACCGGCCACGGGGGTCGACAGGTAGGCGTAACTCTCGCCGACAGCAGGCGAGTTGTCCTCGAACGGCACCGGCCCGTCGAGGTAGCCGAACGGGCCCGTCCGCCCGGCGTCCGTCACCTGGGCCTGCACCCCGTCGACACTGCCCGAGTAGCCGCCGTACACCGGGTACTGGAGCCCGGTCTCGGGGCGGGCGTAGGTGTACGCGTCGACCTGCGGGATGTCGTGGGCCTGCTCGTACGCCACCAGCGCGGCCATCTCCGGCGAGTCCGCCGCGAACGGGTTGTCGTTGGGCAGCACGACCGCCTGGAACTTGGCGCGGTCCCGGCCGTCCACGGTGTCCGCGAGGTAGCCGGCGTCGATCACGGGGCGGTCGGAGCGCGTGAGGTCGATCTCCGTGTACGGCGTTCCCGCGGTCTCCAGTTCGGCGGCGATGGCGTCGGTGGCCGGGCCGCCGTCGCTCACGACGAGCACCCGCAGGTCGATGCGGGGCGGCGGCGCGGCCGCGGCGTGTGCGGCCGGTACGCCGAAGGCGGCTATGAGCGCGCCCGTCGTGAGCAGGGTGGTGCGTAAGCTCCGCCTCATGCGGTGTTGTCCCCTCCCCGGGCAGGGGTGGGCACAGCTCCGCAGAGCGGACGCACCCCCGCGCGTGACGCCGGCATCCCCCTCAGAGACCGGTCGTCGACGCATCCGTCGCGTCAAATAGTGAGGTATCTGTGGAGCTTTCGTGCACCTGCCGCGCAACCTGACGGAAAAACGCAGGTGCGCCACGCCTCGCCGCTCCGGCCGGACCGTGTGTTCGACTGCGGATCACGGACGCCCGCGCCCTCCGCTTCGGGCTCTGCCGCCCAGGTGGGAGGGACAGACGCCGCCTCCGCGGACCGCTGGGGCACGCCAGTGCGACCGCCACTGGTATGGACCGGTCCGCCGGTCGGCGGCGCGCCGGTTTCAGGTCACCTCCCTGGCCGGGGCGCCGGCCGTCGCGCCTCATGCGCCGAGGACAGGACCGTCGTTGCACGAAGGCATCACTCACGGTCTGCCGGGCAGGTGAGACGTTGTCCGGCTCAGAGGTCAATGTCTCAGGGGGAGCCTTCGTGTCCGCAACCGGAAGTGACGCCACCGCACGAGAGAGCCAGGACGACACCCCGCTGCGGCGGGCCATCGGCCCCAGACTGCTGGTCCTGTTCGTGATCGGGGACATCCTCGGAACCGGGATCTACGCCACCACCGGCCAGGTCGCCGGAAAGGTCGGCGGAGCGCTG containing:
- the pelF gene encoding GT4 family glycosyltransferase PelF, producing MHVHHGARRNSDARVTLLTEGTYPHSHGGVSVWCDQLVTGMPDIEFDVIAVTGTGREPIVWDLPGHVRGVVSVPMWGAPPEGHPPRGRSRRRLADAYERFLTALVDPGAEGGFTPALHTLARAAAGGELSAFLRGDTAIAILTAVWTRPGLAVREARPTLHDALTATALLEHALRPLAAPPPQDGVAHAVSGGVAVLPGLAARERHGVPLLLTEHGVYLRERYLGYRTAPYRWPVKAVILGFFRLLAEESYRQAALITPGNRYNRLWEEQGGADPESIRTVYNGVDPAAFPPAGPEPQTPTLSWAGRVDPIKDLETLIRAFALVRDRLPDARLRMFGGTPRGGEAYRERCEALAAELGHADAVAFEGRVDDIKDAYAAGNVVMLSSISEGFPFTLIEAMSCGRATVSTDVGGVREAVGDTGLVVPPRDPAAMAAAALELLGDPVRRRAMGETARLRVIEQFTLRQTIDTFRAIYHELAAGKAELPARIVLPAPAVTGTGSLTR